One Onthophagus taurus isolate NC chromosome 11, IU_Otau_3.0, whole genome shotgun sequence genomic window carries:
- the LOC111414418 gene encoding ragulator complex protein LAMTOR1 → MGCCYSFFCKEDTTSQNGEPSERTHLLENTAVNNTSIQRINSEDLLSNDSNTFTKKTDEQSALNKILQETATNVIDVAALDSHNLQHHDYIDRSKQYRVKVQQICSNYRLPPKKNNFLLKDIPNPENILSTESISKDEAQFITASLSKAIAAINDIKIEHKEDLVVLFRVP, encoded by the exons ATGGGTTGTTGTTATAGTTTTTTCTGCAAAGAGGACACTACGTCTCAG AATGGAGAACCGAGCGAAAGAACACATTTACTTGAAAATACCGCGGTGAATAACACTTCTATACAAAGAATTAACAG TGAAGATTTATTGAGTAACGATTCAAATACGTTTACTAAAAAGACTGATGAACAATCTGCATTGAATAAGATTTTGCAAGAAACTGCGac aaATGTTATTGATGTAGCAGCTTTAGATTCACATAATCTTCAACACCACGATTACATCGATCGATCAAAACAGTACAGAGTTAAAGTCCAACAAATATGTTCTAATTATAGGTTAccgccaaaaaaaaataattttttgttaaaagatATTCCAAACCCTGAAAATATCTTATCAACGGAATCAATTAGTAAAGATGAAGCCCAATTT atCACAGCATCATTATCAAAAGCTATAGCGGCCATAAACGACATTAAAATTGAACATAAAGAAGACTTGGTGGTACTGTTTCGAGTcccttaa
- the LOC111414428 gene encoding TBC1 domain family member 19 produces MDELKEKGIHQTAINICEDLKESSSYAALYREIQKLVSCQEVKYEDFKRTLSKAMKDQGLECQLRNNVFQWVRLKNADMATNMAYLRRAQINWDKRIHKSLNSMCNELGIDLAKVRFLNERDELADKWNEMSNYDVDVSKYRPVYAPKDFLEVLLNLKDPFFVHKENDPEWEFTFLPLEVKDLEDLRTLYLEFSRGEQILGAYTGATYAAFEEERMALGQVVLQKNYAPIAQEYLKKGCPRSLRAKMWSLVLGVGCKFNEQDYFHNLKKHVFLYDLMIDKLIIKDIQLTTSNDDQYFVFEDVLYQVMLCFSRDTCIIKHLKNQPGYMQVVLKNKPHTPENIMAFPPSGVIPFHGFTMYAAPICYLYSDPSTLYFVFRAFYLRYWNRLHVVCDHPQGIVALCLLFERLLQSYAPKLWIHFTEIDIPPLRIVFKWLMRAFSGHLPPEQLLQLWDIVLAYDSLEVIPLLAVVILIFRKDNLLQVTTLSNIEAVLADLSSITVIPLLQMALLKE; encoded by the exons ATggatgaattaaaagaaaaaggaattCATCAAACAGCCATTAATATATGCGAAGATTTAAAAGAGTCCTCTTCTTATGCTGCACTTTATAGAGAAATTCAA AAATTAGTTTCTTGCCAAGAagtgaaatatgaagattttaaaagaactttatCGAAAGCGATGAAAGACCAGGGGTTAGAATGTCAATTACGAAATAACGTTTTTCAGTGGGTACGTTTAAAAAATGCAGATATGGCGACGAATATGGCGTATTTAAGGCGAGCTCAAATAAATTGGGATAAACGTATTCACAAATCATTAAATTCAATGTGTAATGAACTTGGAATTGATTTAGCTAAGGTGCGATTTTTAAACGAAAGGGATGAATTAGCCGATAAATGGAATGAAATGAGCAATTACGATGTTG atGTTAGCAAATATAGGCCGGTTTATGCACCAAAAGATTTTTTAGAAGTGCTTTTAAATCTAAAGGATCCATTTTTTGTTCACAAAGA aaATGATCCTGAATGGGAATTTACCTTTTTACCTTTAGAAGTAAAAGATTTAGAAGATTTACGAACtctttatttagaattttcaAGAGGTGAGCAAATTTTAGGTGCTTACACTGGAGCAACGTACGCAGCTTTTGAAGAGGAACGTATGGCCCTTGGACAAGtggttttgcaaaaaaattatgcGCCAATTGctcaagaatatttaaaaaaaggttgTCCAAGAAGTTTGCGTGCAAAGATGTGGTCGTTAGTTTTAGGAGTTGGTTGCAAATTTAAT gaacaagattattttcataacttaaaaaaacatgtttttttgTACGATTTAATgatagataaattaattataaaagacaTTCAATTAACTACATCAAACGACgatcaatattttgtttttgaagatgTATTGTATCAAGTTATGTTGTGTTTTTCACGGGATACTTGTatcataaaacatttaaaaaaccaACCAGGTTATATGCAGGTCGtccttaaaaataaacctCACACCCCCGAAAACATTATGGCTTTTCCACCGAGTGGAGTGATTCCATTTCATGGATTTACAATGTACg CCGCTCCAATTTGTTACTTATACTCCGACCCGTCCACATTATACTTCGTCTTCAGAGCTTTTTACTTAAGGTATTGGAACCGTTTACACGTCGTTTGCGATCATCCACAAGGAATTGTAGCTTTGTGTTTACTTTTTGAACGTTTATTACAAAGTTACGCACCCAAACTGTGGATACACTTTACGGAAATTGATATTCCTCC GTTAAGGATCGTGTTTAAATGGTTAATGAGAGCTTTCAGCGGGCATTTACCACCTGaacaattattacaattatgGGATATTGTGTTAGCTTATGATTCCTTGGAGGTAATTCCACTTTTGGCGGTagttatattgatttttaggAAGGACAATTTGTTACAAGTTACCACATTGAGTAACATCGAAGCTGTACTTGCTGACTTATCGTCAATTACAGTTATACCCTTACTTCAAATGGCCCTTTTAAAGGagtaa
- the LOC111414440 gene encoding uncharacterized protein: protein MGEKLINDWLTVYLKDYDKKVGGRSADCRVSPEFKDPMGESFRQYLKLEPKDLGQCEEHYEEYLKTIKTEHPKLHERYFSTPVDEKLIKRNMNLNKQSVYQVDYCDMEKCWEEARQADLAHQVHLPDDLFIPLTTSAFVYRNPTDLQKDVLKSRFKIEKPQSKIGMSREIQKILKITTGETEYDGVIGELGQIIIDDEMHGKMIHPPCGCAQHPIVPEEEKK from the exons ATGGgtgaaaaactaattaacgACTGGTTAACTGTGTACCTGAAAGATTATGATAAAAAAGTTGGTGGACG atcTGCAGATTGCCGGGTTAGTCCAGAGTTTAAAGACCCCATGGGTGAAAGTTTTCGACAATACTTAAAATTAGAACCGAAAGATTTGGGACAATGCGAAGAACATTACGAAGAATACCTTAAAact ATTAAAACCGAACACCCAAAGCTACATGAACGGTACTTTAGCACACCTGTCGacgaaaaattaatcaaaagaaacatgaatttaaataaacaaagcGTGTATCAAGTAGATTATTGTGATATGG agAAATGTTGGGAAGAAGCTCGCCAGGCGGATTTAGCACATCAAGTCCACCTTCCTGATGATTTGTTCATTCCACTTACTACATCTGCGTTCGTTTATCGAAATCCTACTGATTTGcaaaaagatgttttgaaatcacgatttaaaatcgaaaagcCTCAATCTAAGATTGGAATGTCCA gaGAAATACAAAAGATTCTAAAAATCACAACTGGAGAAACCGAATACGATGGCGTTATTGGTGAACTTGGccaaattattattgatgatGAAATGCACGGAAAAATGATCCATCCACCTTGTGGTTGTGCTCAACATCCCATTGTTCctgaagaagagaagaaataa
- the LOC111414384 gene encoding uncharacterized protein: MKIKENLITLKCVLFCFFGGISCLFPFLLNHMTSKGLTKDMSWIISTVAACVAILGPAIAGPVADKFAGGFGGSKISKSGTYLRVMIAICMILSAVFYPLLLAIPTVVKTPPEVTFICDEQGGAIIQEGCGPEKTCYNWNEEERGLLKVSKCRFTCESDIKLTSTTTTISPEEYTSTASEEYDGADYNDSDLVEVEPKDDDEDEYEFPRRSNATMDVIPLPHLCYTRDNGDGICEVFSKYSNPIALNVNLKPSNGHYSDNGTEELCKYHIGNNFRCRIPEKITSNLTAVAPDCRPIVRCDLFEPYNISQGGKLVVSECGYSNISFWLYLITRSIADIFPAAVVTLLDAAVIIATRETSTGRGDVGKQFAAGVLGFALFAPIISNVDVWSDGEVDVMTVSLISFAVLMVLGAIIILVDGKMPLSPPEWWWHTRCGLLAMPMSSVKKYGLEIGALSLILVMLGIFWNAIDVYLPWRIASLGGPPVIVGLSITIGALFAIFFMLIAERFVDYCGHTNLLITAFVLYIIQYTGMAFITEAWFLLICEALEIFTLHLLWITAVLYLRHLIPRKFTVSGQALPVIAHFCLGRVIGAYIGGFAHSGDKFQFIEFHQWMAVAAAIIAIIYFFSYHMYLKPKCAAPTQHPPRPTPALIQNGNGSYTPLRVYHNGRAKKGQFRY; this comes from the exons atgaaaataaaagagaacTTAATAACGCTAAAATGCGTTCTATTTTGTTTCTTTGGCGGAATAAGCTGcctatttccatttttattaaatcacatGACCTCGAAAGGATTAACGAAGGATATGTCTTGGATCATTTCAACAGTAGCAGCATGTGTAGCTATTTTAGGACCTGCTATTGCCGGTCCTGTGGCTGATAAATTCGCCGGAGGATTTGGTGGAAGCAAAATCAGTAAATCTGGAACTTATTTAAGGGTTATGATTGCGATTTGTATGATACTTTCAGCAGTTTTTTATCCGTTATTATTAGCAATTCCAACAgtt gtAAAAACTCCACCAgaagtaacttttatttgcGATGAACAAGGAGGTGCTATTATACAAGAAGGTTGTGGTCCGGAAAAGACTTGTTATAATTGGAATGAGGAAGAAAGAGGATTGTTAAAAGTTTCAAAGTGCCGGTTTACTTGCGAATCAGACATTAAATTAACTTCTACAACCACTACCATTAGCCCTGAAGAATATACGAGTACTGCATCTGAAGAATATGATGGTGCCGATTATAATGATAGTGATTTAGTCGAAGTTGAACCTAAAGACGATGACGAAGATGAATATGAATTTCCAAGA AGAAGCAATGCTACAATGGATGTAATCCCACTGCCACATTTATGTTATACAAGGGATAATGGAGATGGAATTTGTGAagttttctcaaaatattCCAATCCAATcgctttaaatgtcaatttaaaaCCATCAAATGGTCATTACAGCGATAACGGGACCGAAGAACTTTGTAAATATCATATCG gaaacAATTTTCGTTGTCGTATCCCCGAAAAAATAACTTCAAATCTCACCGCAGTTGCACCAGATTGTCGACCAATCGTACGATGTGACCTTTTCGAACCTTACAATATTTCCCAAGGTGGAAAATTAGTCGTTTCTGAATGTGGTTATTCTAATATAAGCTTCTGGTTGTATCTAATCACAAGATCGATAGCTGATATTTTCCCAGCTGCCGTTGTTACATTACTAGACGCAGCGGTTATTATAGCCACAAGGGAAACTTCAACAGGCCGCGGAGATGTTGGCAAACAATTTGCAGCTGGCGTCTTAGGTTTTGCGTTATTCGCCCCTATTATAAGCAACGTAGACGTTTGGTCTGATGGTGAAGTTGATGTGATGACAGTTTCATTAATATCCTTCGCGGTTTTAATGGTTTTGGGGGCGATCATTATTCTCGTCGATGGTAAAATGCCGTTAAGTCCACCAGAATGGTGGTGGCATACAAGATGTGGACTTTTAGCTATGCCAATGTCGAGCGTTAAAAAATATGGATTAGAAATTGGTgctttatctttaatattgGTTATGTTGGGAATCTTTTGGAATGCTATTGATGTTTATCTCCCTTGGAGGATTGCTTCTTTAGGAGGACCTCCCGTTATTGTTGGGTTATCAATCACTATAGGGGctctttttgcaatttttttcatgTTAATTGCTGAAAGATTCGTCGATTATTGCGGTCAtacaaatttgttaattacCGCTTTTGTATTGTATATCATTCAATATACAG GAATGGCTTTTATAACGGAAGCCTGGTTCTTGTTAATATGCGAAGCTTTAGAAATATTCACGTTACATTTACTATGGATCACTGCCGTTTTATACCTTCGTCACTTAATACCAAGAAAATTTACTGTCTCAGGACAAGCACTGCCTGTTATAGCTCATTTCTGTTTAG gtCGAGTAATTGGTGCATATATCGGAGGATTCGCTCATTCAGGtgataaatttcaatttatcgaATTCCATCAATGGATGGCGGTTGCAGCTGCAATTATTGcgattatttactttttctcCTATCATATGTACCTTAAACCAAAGTGTGCAGCTCCAACGCAACACCCACCTCGACCAACACCAGCTTTAAttcaaa aTGGAAATGGATCTTATACACCTCTTAGAGTATACCATAATGGAAGAGCGAAGAAAGgtcaatttagatattaa
- the LOC111414391 gene encoding transcriptional regulator ATRX, translating into MEDLLTPQICMDIDETPLDVGADSDEDDTASTGSSIDDDDDAKVQHLLELEFKHPSQVPENLTEFEIEAKKNVFTAGELSVEFHRLHCTACNVHLGSAPINFFNRYIHPLLKVIVCKSCYNFYCSGEFDKDEDGSEMYCRWCGQGGKVMCCAQCAYVFCQKCVRQNLGKKTLEMIKDSDDWLCFGCNPSQLLNLKIICSSLYDFMQEEIRLAKALSNVERLKVDHSMCCGRTRSSSKRKRDEDETYNPYLEENKLSKRSKSMPKAPEKVVCAPDLSNIISDNKKDPPKVNKENKSQSILTYVPKKPVTQPPSSFYICSPTANVCKPNNANVIRIQNPTVKVVAATPTTVPLISSIPVHLAPDTKHEWFEKAATVVSTITGNLSLTIDTLTNELKGSKTVENLAQVHNKLQELLSTSINSLIQVRKSLRNQFLEDLNHLKFTAQNNAPRIQIAPVTQNVVKDENEDDDDVVIVNTPPKEIKQPTKNKENNGRPYLKVRSVSQLLKVPAECITIPDDPPIRSEVKTVNKVSVLMKEEKEESRQINEVKADVINKESLMNRNKENEDDIGINKKKGENLPLNNARNEDTPINKENQELVLISNEKEKNSNEEENNDNDKNTSSNIHTLLDKEINQEMEIINDKEKEKSESETNSNKIVDENNKKDTTEVLGNDEINKMLTEELLLPSSTEQSEIDNDEWINEDFEDHLACAIVPNKSDTSKKCVEIDNDDIGNCDNQNKNDSEKNIFDEDEIINKYREFDKNDEINKDEEIDKDEFNKDEEINKDLEINEDEFDKDEEINKNDDVINDEEINNDDEINNDEEIDEDDEIDKDENINIDKENKNERDVDEIINDDKTEENDKLNTEEEKRTVSNETVESESVEKLDELTIFDSNSELKETEKDSRTDNESIDCISDLDKIIEEMN; encoded by the exons ATGGAAGATTTATTGACGCCGCAGATATGCATGGACATAGATGAGACCCCCCTTGATGTCGGAGCAg ATTCCGATGAGGATGATACAGCCAGTACGGGCTCGTCTATTGATGACGATGATGATGCTAAAGTACAAC ATTTACTTGAACTAGAATTTAAACATCCTTCTCAAGTTCCTGAAAACTTAACAGAGTTTGAAATTGAAGCAAAAAAGAATGTATTTACTGCAg gtGAATTATCGGTTGAATTTCATCGATTACATTGCACCGCTTGTAACGTCCACTTGGGGAGTGccccaataaattttttcaatcgTTATATCCATCCATTATTGAAAGTTATTGTTTGCAAATCttgttataacttttattgtaGCGGGGAATTTGATAAAGATGAAGATGGGAGCGAAATGTACTGTAGATGGTGTGGACAAGGAGGAAAGGTTATGTGCTGCGCACAATGTGCTTATGTTTTCTGCCAG AAATGTGTTCGCCAAAACTTGGGTAAAAAAACGTTGGAAATGATAAAGGACAGTGATGATTGGTTATGTTTTGGTTGTAATCCTTCTCAGttgctaaatttaaaaataatttgctcCAGTTTATACGATTTTATGCAAGAAGAAATCCGTTTAGCTAAAGCCCTTTCAAATGTTGAACGATTAAAAGTCGATCATTCAATGTGTTGTGGGAGGACGAGATCGTCTTCTAAACGAAAAAGGGACGAAGATGAAACGTACAATCCATATTTAGAGGAAAATAAGTTATCTAAGCGATCTAAATCAATGCCTAAGGCGCCTGAAAAGGTCGTTTGTGCTCCAGATCTTTCCAATATAATTAgcgataataaaaaagatccGCCGaaagttaataaagaaaataaatcccAATCAATATTAACTTATGTCCCAAAAAAGCCTGTAACTCAACCACCTTCATCGTTTTATATTTGTAGTCCAACAGCAAATGTTTGTAAACCAAACAATGCAAACGTAATTCGTATTCAAAATCCAACAGTTAAAGTTGTTGCAGCTACTCCAACAACAGTGCCTCTTATTAGTTCAATTCCAGTTCATTTAGCCCCAGATACTAAACATGAATGGTTCGAAAAGGCAGCTACCGTAGTTTCAACCATCACTGGAAATCTATCCCTTACTATAGATACATTAACCAACGAATTAAAGGGATCAAAAACTGTAGAAAATTTAGCTCAAGTTCATAATAAACTGCAAGAATTATTGAGCACatcaattaattctttaatccAAGTCCGAAAAAGTTTgcgaaatcaatttttagaggacttaaatcatttaaaatttaccgCACAAAATAACGCGCCGCGTATTCAAATAGCTCCGGTAACTCaaaatgttgtaaaagatGAAAACGAGGATGACGACGATGTCGTTATTGTTAATACACCTCCGAAGGAGATAAAACAACCCACcaagaataaagaaaataatggtAGACCTTATTTGAAAGTGAGGTCTGTGTCTCAACTGTTAAAAGTTCCAGCTGAATGTATTACAATTCCGGATGATCCACCAATTCGAAGTGAAGTTAAAACGGTAAATAAAGTGAGTGTATTgatgaaagaagaaaaagaagagagTAGGCAAATAAATGAAGTTAAAGCAgatgtaattaataaagaaagtcTAATGAATAGGAATAAGGAAAATGAGGATGATATTggaataaataagaaaaaagggGAGAATCTCCCACTAAATAATGCAAGAAATGAGGATACcccaataaataaagaaaaccaGGAACTTGTCTTAATAAGTAACGAAAAAGAGAAGAATAGTaatgaagaagaaaataatgataatgataaaaatacatCTTCTAATATACACACTTTATTAGacaaagaaataaatcaagaaatggaaataataaatgataaagaaaaagagaaatcTGAAAGCGAAACAAACTCCAATAAAATAgttgatgaaaataataaaaaagatacaaCGGAAGTTCTTggaaatgatgaaataaataaaatgctTACAGAAGAACTTTTGCTTCCATCCAGTACAGAGCAGTCTGAAATTGATAACGACGAATGGattaatgaagattttgaaGATCATCTTGCTTGTGCAATAGTTCCAAATAAAAGCGATACTAGTAAGAAATGTGTAGAAATTGATAATGATGATATTGGAAATTgtgataatcaaaataaaaatgatagtgaaaaaaatatttttgatgaggatgaaattattaataaatatagagaatttgataaaaatgatgaaattaataaagatgaggaaattgataaagatgaatttaataaagacgaagaaattaataaagatttagagATTAATGAAGACGAATTTgataaagatgaagaaattaataaaaatgacgaTGTTATTAAtgatgaagaaattaataatgatgACGAAATTAATAATGACGAAGAAATTGATGAAGATGATGAAATTGATAAagatgaaaatattaatatagataaagaaaataaaaacgaaaggGATGtagatgaaattattaatgatgatAAAACTGAAGAAAACGATAAATTGAATactgaagaagaaaaaagaacgGTTTCAAATGAAACAGTGGAATCtgaaagtgttgaaaaattaGATGAACTAACAATATTTGATTCAAATAGTGAACTTAAAGAAACTGAAAAAGATTCTCGGACTGATAATGAATCAATTGATTGTATTTCAGATcttgataaaataattgaagagatgaattaa
- the LOC111414439 gene encoding uncharacterized protein: MGDSFLTNHKKDFKWPSDKPIMQKPAQPPMKTKQLNFFLTGPVESMCGCGNHTYDTHMKRYEKLAEKEKILHEELSGVNEQMITLSSEMIDNSCDVDDILNSTYQIDYIKRGLNVAQYTKLMPAVDSPVGVPVKSQSIGIGDGYRDPTSFRYTAFNRPTIDPCPTVTFATSPANLDAYFKPTTGRSEYQDSISKMGLSIIKSRQQYKEPLPSSRRRTGDPCL, from the exons atgggggatagTTTCTTAACGAACCACAAAAAGGATTTCAAATGGCCATCCGACAAACCAATCATGCAAAA ACCCGCCCAGCCGCCGATGAAAACCaagcaattaaattttttcttaaccgGCCCCGTGGAATCAATGTGCGGCTGTGGGAATCATACCTACGACACCCATATGAAGAGGTACgaaaaattagcagaaaaagaaaaaattttacatgaaGAACTAAGTGGAGTTAATGAGCAg ATGATTACATTAAGTAGTGAAATGATAGATAATTCTTGCGATGttgatgacattttaaacagTACTTATCAAATTGATTACATTAAAAGAGGACTAAACGTTGCTCAATACACGAAATTGATGCCGGCTGTTGATTCTCCAGTTGGAGTACCAGTAAAAAGTCAATCGATTGGTATTGGAGATGGTTACCGAGATCCAACTAGTTTTAGATACACAGCATTTAACAGACCAACTATAGATCCATGTCCAACAGTAACATTTGCaactt cTCCTGCTAATTTGGATGCGTATTTCAAACCAACAACCGGAAGGTCTGAGTATCAAGATTCAATTAGCAAAATGGGATTATCGATTATTAAGAGTCGACAACAGTATAAGGAACCTTTACCATCTTCTAGACGGCGAACTGGAGATccttgtttataa
- the LOC111414417 gene encoding protein YIPF1 translates to MAGLKEVPTDELLSFHDYPSVHTSGSSETLSAQLNVNDINVSTNSFQQFSSNVGAGDGDKESERKLEDNPNEMSPGKSFWTLDYYQKFFDVDTTDVLDRIKSSVLPNRDTLLKSQIKARPDLYGPFWISVTLVFTIAISGNVANYLQHANEKIHWKYDFHLVSYAATTIFLYITIIPLGLWSLLKWSMKGSSDLESLEETIHPKALELICIYGYSLFIYIPTSILWTIQVSWLQWLLVIIAACLSGSVLLFTLSPSLKVSRHQLFITLGIITFHLLLAAGFMLYFFHVPNSEHNDNHHKVIELVTTNKTEAKA, encoded by the exons atGGCAGGTTTAAAAGAAGTCCCAACTGATGAATTATTATCCTTTCACGATTATCCATCTGTACATACAAGCGGAAGCTCAGAAACTTTAAGCGCACAACTCAATGTCAATGATATAAACGTATCAACGAATTCATTTCAACAATTTAGCAGTAACGTGGGCGCTGGAGACGGTGATAAGGAATCGGAAAGAAAATTAGAAGATAATCCTAACG AAATGTCGCCAGGAAAATCGTTTTGGACTcttgattattatcaaaaatttttcgatgtGGACACAACAGATGTTTTGGATAGAATTAAATCTTCCGTTCTACCAAACAGagatacattattaaaaagcCAAATTAAAGCCAGACCAGATTTGTATGGCCCATTTTGGATCTCTGTTACTTTGGTATTTACAATAGCCATAAGTGGAAATGTTGCAAACTATTTACAACATGCaaatgaaaaaatacattggaaatatGATTTCCATTTAGTTTCGTATGCCGCAACGACAATTTTCTTATATATAACCATCATACCATTAGGTTTATGGAGCTTATTAAAATGGAGCATGAAAGGTTCATCAGACCTTGAAAGTTTAGAAGAAACCATTCATCCTAAAGCTTTGGAATTAATTTGCATTTATGgttattctttatttatatacattCCAACGTCGATTTTATGGACTATTCAAGTCAGTTGGTTGCAATGGTTGTTGGTTATCATAGCTGCTTGTCTTTCGGGttcagttttattatttacattaagTCCTTCCTTAAAAGTTTCAAGACACCagttatttattactttaggTATAATTACTTTTCATTTATTGTTAGCTGCTGGATTTATGCTGTATTTTTTCCACGTTCCAAATAGTGAACACAATGATAATCACCATAAAGTTATAGAACTTGTAACTACTAATAAAACTGAAGCAAAAGcataa